A single region of the Octopus bimaculoides isolate UCB-OBI-ISO-001 chromosome 6, ASM119413v2, whole genome shotgun sequence genome encodes:
- the LOC106869350 gene encoding coiled-coil domain-containing protein 137 has translation MATHNKSQFKLKKSKKHNKIKAIDPFYTGDRKNICERKNINLAPDNDDDHVPRIWKEMMRLKEQYEEKKTKSPRTVDAKVGKDCKKGVVGNVKQKKVKQPQPNKQKQSQMIADSEAAPMYIPLVKKEEESDWSYLHRTKQEVKKVFEKSRLSDKYKIRYADVDSGKNNKRVIKASKKKRLKELTKLKKEKKEEYKNRNNTGFEHFKDEVVFGEVAMAPPVIKAKPRKADSANVSKPGRKELLLKKILEQNSEPKAKKNPETKTNKNTETKPKNKKSTKLKYLSLAKQSMLSEERERVVKLYREMKKKNRAANNKK, from the exons ATGGCAACTCATAATAAAAGTcaatttaaattgaaaaaaagcaAGAAACATAATAAAATTAAAGCAATTGATCCTTTCTATACGggtgacagaaaaaatat tTGTGAAAGGAAAAACATAAACTTGGCAccagacaatgatgatgatcatgttccTAGAATATGGAAAGAAATGATGCGACTTAAAGAGCAgtatgaggaaaaaaaaactaaaagtccAAGAACTGTTGATGCTAAAGTTGGAAAGGATTGTAAGAAAG GTGTTGTAGGTAATGTAAAACAGAAGAAAGTAAAACAACCGCagccaaacaaacaaaagcagtcACAGATGATTGCCGATAGTGAAGCAGCACCGATGTATATCCCACTGgtcaagaaagaggaagagagtgacTGGTCTTATCTACACAGGACAAAGCAAGAAGTGAAGAAAGTCTTTGAGAAAAGTAGATTGTCTGATAAATACaag attCGATATGCAGATGTCGATTCTGGTAAAAACAACAAACGTGTAATTAAAGCAAGCAAAAAGAA GAGACTGAAAGAactaacaaaattgaaaaaagaaaagaaggaagaatataaaaacagaaacaacaccgGTTTTGAACATTTTAAAG ATGAAGTGGTGTTTGGAGAAGTAGCTATGGCACCTCCTGTAATCAAAGCTAAACCTCGGAAAGCTGATTCTGCCAATGTTTCAAag CCTGGAAGAAAGGAGCTTCTCTTGAAGAAGATTTTAGAACAGAATTCTGAACCAAAAGCAAAGAAGAAtcctgaaacaaaaacaaataagaacactgaaacaaaaccaaaaaataaaaagtcaacaaaattgaaatatttatcattaGCGAAACAAAGTATGTTATCAGAAGAGCGGGAACGAGTTGTAAAACTGTacagagaaatgaagaagaaaaatcgtgctgcaaataataaaaaataa